In one Culex quinquefasciatus strain JHB chromosome 2, VPISU_Cqui_1.0_pri_paternal, whole genome shotgun sequence genomic region, the following are encoded:
- the LOC6031340 gene encoding G1/S-specific cyclin-E, whose amino-acid sequence MDQYSSEDASRSSSIVAAADIPEPQHQHHQQLPRTRNGRKRKYIADDADIENQRPAKRHGGERRSPIEATSAPTIPPPSVASSNSAASSVPPPSVQSSSLGEYPASTSSDTQSSSECYSTTAEFDLFPLASPPSITSVLSPATCDAASRSSWNTKGDTTPHGHRKQHQNSDNSSNNSTNKSRVSASGPAALSCCVTPSADLRTCPLPALAWAKSTEVWRLMCRKDAKASLEREPSMFDQHPGLQPRMRAILLDWLIEVCEVYKLHRETYYLAVDYIDRFLSRKKEQKKTHLQLLGITSLFVAAKVEEIYPPKIGEFAYVTDGACSEDDILREELLLLSELQWSINPVTVMGWLGLYMQVNVTSRMAEVNGGGSSRKQQQQVKVEPRCSDSFVYPQFSGMEFAQTAQLIDLCSLDVGLANFPYSVIAAAAVSHTFDRKTATTVSGLDWEAIAPCAKWMEPYFLVICDENEISPLALLESNEQVKGSYGLAHVCPNLVADSSHIIQTHTTSLDMFDRAAVRRERLEVLACMIQQEASPAPILLDPEGLLTPPASSRKSLDANNPVSNVPTLLADVENKVVSAKT is encoded by the exons GACATAGAGAACCAGCGACCTGCCAAGCGCCATGGCGGCGAGCGGAGATCCCCGATCGAGGCCACCTCCGCCCCGACCATCCCGCCCCCGAGTGTGGCCTCCAGCAACAGTGCCGCGTCCAGCGTACCGCCCCCATCGGTTCAAAGCAGCAGCCTCGGCGAGTACCCGGCCTCCACCTCCTCCGACACGCAGAGCTCGTCCGAGTGTTACTCCACGACGGCCGAGTTCGACCTGTTCCCGCTGGCTAGTCCCCCGTCCATCACCAGCGTGCTGAGTCCGGCGACGTGCGACGCCGCGTCCCGCTCCAGCTGGAACACCAAAGGTGACACGACGCCCCACGGCCACCGCAAGCAGCACCAAAATAGTGATAATAGCAGTAACAATAGTACCAATAAGTCCCGCGTGTCGGCTTCCGGGCCGGCCGCCCTGTCCTGCTGCGTGACGCCGTCCGCAGATCTGCGGACCTGTCCGCTCCCGGCGCTCGCCTGGGCCAAGTCGACCGAGGTGTGGCGGCTGATGTGCCGCAAGGACGCGAAGGCGTCGCTCGAGCGGGAACCGAGCATGTTCGATCAGCATCCAG GCCTGCAACCCCGGATGCGCGCCATCCTGCTCGACTGGCTGATCGAGGTGTGCGAGGTGTACAAACTGCACCGCGAGACGTACTACCTGGCGGTGGACTACATCGACCGGTTCCTGAGCCGGAAGAAGGAACAGAAGAAAACACACCTGCAGCTGCTCGGCATCACGTCACTGTTCGTGGCGGCCAAGGTCGAGGAGATCTATCCGCCCAAGATTGGGGAGTTTGCGTACGTCACGGACGGAGCCTGCTCGGAGGACGACATCTTGCGGgaggagctgctgctgctcagtGAGCTGCAGTGGAGCATCAACCCGGTGACGGTGATGGGTTGGCTGGGGCTGTACATGCAGGTCAACGTGACGAGCCGGATGGCGGAGGTTAATGGCGGTGGAAGTAGTCGGAAGCAGCAACAGCAGGTTAAGGTGGAGCCCCGGTGCTCGGACTCGTTCGTGTACCCGCAGTTCTCTGGGATGGAGTTTGCCCAGACGGCGCAACTGATCGATCTGTGCTCGCTGGACGTCGGTCTGGCCAACTTTCCCTACTCTGTGATTGCCGCGGCCGCCGTCAGCCACACCTTCGACAG GAAAACTGCCACCACCGTGTCCGGGCTGGACTGGGAGGCGATCGCGCCGTGTGCCAAATGGATGGAACCGTACTTCCTGGTGATCTGCGACGAGAACGAAATCTCCCCGCTGGCGCTGCTCGAGTCGAACGAGCAGGTCAAGGGCAGCTACGGCCTGGCGCACGTCTGCCCAAACCTGGTCGCGGACAGCTCGCACATCATCCAGACGCACACGACCTCGCTGGACATGTTT GATCGTGCCGCAGTCCGTCGCGAGCGTCTCGAGGTGCTGGCCTGTATGATCCAGCAGGAGGCCTCGCCGGCGCCAATCCTGCTCGACCCGGAGGGTTTGCTGACGCCACCGGCGTCCAGTCGCAAATCGCTGGACGCCAACAACCCCGTCAGCAACGTGCCGACGCTGCTGGCGGACGTGGAGAACAAGGTGGTCTCCGCCAAGACTTGA
- the LOC6031339 gene encoding cholinesterase isoform X2 yields the protein MVVVAARSSHHGRCRRSWCCVTAPILLIFCTVVHGQYYTTRDPRWYSREGDYNYHLPNPGDPDYRTYTYNNRRYGYYQPSGYGQQYPGQNLPGQYPQNTGLGEDRFKYDPANPNNVQTPFPGVLGGWREDLQGKQRRDWQQLDRDVHVTTNYGQVQGFKVHLYDSPDPKSFYRPWHSPVDRIMGTCATFLGIPYALPPTFEGRFKPPRQHRGWQLLQAVDYGPACPQPVQYTGATKGIRDMDEDCLYLNVFSPNTQSGIAQKYPVMIYIHGGEFVRGASNTFPGQMLAAFYEVVVVTFNYRLGALGFLSTGDENSPGNYGILDQIMAVRWVYDNIEAFNGDRNSITLFGPGAGGASAGLLMVAPQTKDIITRVIAQSGSAVADWALIVDKYRAQNTSRVFGQMVGCSIETSWKLVNCMRQGRSFYELGNAEFAPHVGLFPWGPVLDINFTFPGDEWYEGWRERDWHFLRETPEELIRRGHYNRGLHYMSGVTLQEAAFVISQNETLAPYFEVDQKFFEQKVWELVYRYNYTINLNGTYEAIKYMYTYWPDPKNTTFIREQYINLLSDFLYRAPADKMTKLLVERKVPVYSYVMNTTIEGLKLPEWRKVPHDIEHYLLTGAPFMDVEFFPKKARLDRLMWTDNDRNMSHFFMKTYSDFARYGNPTPQQVLGLHFEKAINGELRYLNLNTTYNSSIMMNFRQTESAFWTQYIPTVVGVLVPTYPPTTEFWWEPTEPLQIAFWSMSAACLFLIVLVVICCILWRNAKRQSDRFYDEGVFVVDNPESERGDVGIDNNVLQAQPLRQNIYEYRDSPSKYGKHPPPTDAGSIRSPSSLGTMHTTGKSISGSQSSLRSAISMKEVSVSPAPRSETNFDRNIRYAERGVDTEVQKNGGGKYQRSDSKGALNDKAREFATSTPIEPVSRSQQPTPQPTTGRGSRAGFDRSNNASRTNLIEGIPQTEV from the exons AACCTACACGTACAACAATCGCCGGTACGGCTATTATCAGCCCAGCGGATACGGTCAGCAATACCCTGGACAAAACCTGCCCGGACAGTACCCACAGAACACCGGTCTGGGAGAAGATCGCTTCAAGTATGACCCC GCCAACCCGAACAACGTCCAGACGCCGTTCCCGGGAGTTCTGGGCGGCTGGCGGGAAGATCTCCAGGGCAAGCAACGGCGCGACTGGCAACAGCTGGACCGGGATGTGCACGTGACGACCAACTACGGCCAGGTCCAGGGCTTCAAGGTGCACCTGTACGACAGCCCCGACCCGAAGTCGTTCTACCGGCCGTGGCACAGTCCGGTGGACCGGATAATGGGCACGTGTGCGACGTTCCTGGGAATTCCGTACGCGCTGCCGCCGACGTTCGAGGGCCGGTTTAAGCCTCCCCGGCAGCATCGGGGCTGGCAGCTGCTGCAGGCGGTGGACTACGGTCCGGCTTGTCCCCAGCCGGTGCAGTACACGGGTGCTACCAAGGGGATTCGCGATATGGACGAGGACTGCCTGTACCTGAATGTGTTCTCGCCGAAt ACCCAATCCGGCATCGCCCAAAAATACCCGGTAATGATCTACATCCACGGGGGTGAATTCGTTCGCGGCGCTTCCAACACTTTCCCGGGGCAGATGCTGGCGGCATTCTACGAGGTCGTCGTGGTCACGTTCAACTACCGGTTGGGTGCACTGGGCTTCCTGTCCACCGGCGATGAGAACTCCCCAGGAAACTACGGCATCCTGGATCAGATCATGGCGGTTCGCTGGGTTTACGACAACATCGAAGCGTTCAACGGTGATCGTAACTCGATCACACTGTTTGGCCCGGGCGCTGGAGGTGCTTCCGCGGGGTTGTTGATGGTAGCTCCACAGACGAAGGACATTATCACGCGGGTTATTGCTCAGTCGGGTTCGGCTGTGGCTGATTGGGCGTTGATCGTGGATAAGTACAGGGCGCAGAACACGAGTCGCGTGTTTGGCCAGATGGTGGGCTGTTCGATCGAGACTTCGTGGAAGTTGGTGAACTGCATGCGACAGGGAAGGAGCTTCTATGAGCTGGGGAATGCTGAGTTTGCTCCGCACGTGGGGCTGTTTCCTTGGGGACCGGTGCTGGATATCAACTTTACGTTTCCTGGCGATGAGTGGTACGAGGGTTGGAGGGAACGCGATTGGCACTTTTTGAGAGAGACTCCGGAAGAGCTTATTCGGAGAGGTCACTACAACCGGGGTTTGCACTACATGAGTGGTGTGACGCTGCAGGAAGCTGCCTTTGTGATATCCCAGAATGAGACGCTTGCTCCGTACTTTGAGGTTGATCAGAAGTTCTTCGAGCAAAAAGTGTGGGAGCTGGTGTATCGGTACAACTACACGATCAACCTGAACGGAACGTACGAAGCGATCAAGTACATGTACACGTATTGGCCAGATCCGAAGAACACCACGTTCATACGGGAGCAGTACATCAAT CTCCTATCGGACTTCCTGTACCGCGCCCCTGCGGACAAGATGACAAAACTGCTGGTAGAACGCAAAGTCCCCGTGTACAGTTACGTCATGAACACCACCATCGAGGGCCTCAAACTGCCCGAGTGGCGCAAGGTTCCGCACGACATCGAGCACTACCTACTCACCGGAGCACCCTTCATGGACGTGGAGTTCTTCCCGAAAAAGGCTCGCCTCGATCGGCTCATGTGGACCGACAACGATCGTAACATGAGTCACTTCTTCATGAAGACGTACTCGGACTTTGCCCGGTACGGTAACCCGACGCCCCAGCAGGTCCTGGGACTGCACTTCGAGAAGGCCATCAACGGCGAGTTGCGCTATCTCAACCTAAACACGACGTACAACTCGTCGATCATGATGAACTTCCGCCAGACGGAGAGTGCCTTCTGGACTCAG TACATCCCGACGGTGGTCGGCGTCCTCGTCCCGACGTACCCGCCCACGACCGAGTTCTGGTGGGAGCCGACGGAACCGCTGCAGATCGCCTTCTGGAGCATGTCGGCGGCCTGTCTGTTTCTGATCGTGCTGGTGGTAATCTGCTGCATCCTGTGGCGCAATGCAAAGAG ACAATCTGACCGCTTCTACGACGAGGGGGTCTTCGTGGTGGATAACCCAGAGTCTGAGCGTGGCGACGTCGGCATCGACAACAACGTGCTGCAGGCGCAACCCCTGCGGCAAAACATCTACGAGTACCGCGACTCCCCGTCCAAATACGGCAAGCATCCGCCGCCCACCGACGCCGGTTCCATCCGGTCGCCCAGTTCGCTCGGCACGATGCATACCACCGGCAAGTCCATCTCGGGCAGCCAAAGCTCGCTACGCAGCGCCATCTCGATGAAGGAAGTATCGGTGAGTCCGGCGCCGCGGTCCGAAACCAACTTTGACCGGAACATCCGGTACGCCGAGCGGGGTGTCGACACCGAAGTGCAGAAGAACGGAGGTGGGAAATACCAGCGCTCGGACTCCAAGGGCGCACTCAACGACAAGGCACGGGAGTTTGCCACCAGCACGCCCATCGAACCCGTGTCCCGATCTCAACAACCGACGCCGCAGCCGACCACGGGTCGCGGTAGTCGCGCCGGATTCGACCGAAGCAACAACGCCAGTCGAACGAACTTAATCGAAGGAATTCCACAAACTGAAGTTTAA
- the LOC6031339 gene encoding cholinesterase isoform X1, with the protein MVVVAARSSHHGRCRRSWCCVTAPILLIFCTVVHGQYYTTRDPRWYSREGDYNYHLPNPGDPDYRSLLGTSYGTYTYNNRRYGYYQPSGYGQQYPGQNLPGQYPQNTGLGEDRFKYDPANPNNVQTPFPGVLGGWREDLQGKQRRDWQQLDRDVHVTTNYGQVQGFKVHLYDSPDPKSFYRPWHSPVDRIMGTCATFLGIPYALPPTFEGRFKPPRQHRGWQLLQAVDYGPACPQPVQYTGATKGIRDMDEDCLYLNVFSPNTQSGIAQKYPVMIYIHGGEFVRGASNTFPGQMLAAFYEVVVVTFNYRLGALGFLSTGDENSPGNYGILDQIMAVRWVYDNIEAFNGDRNSITLFGPGAGGASAGLLMVAPQTKDIITRVIAQSGSAVADWALIVDKYRAQNTSRVFGQMVGCSIETSWKLVNCMRQGRSFYELGNAEFAPHVGLFPWGPVLDINFTFPGDEWYEGWRERDWHFLRETPEELIRRGHYNRGLHYMSGVTLQEAAFVISQNETLAPYFEVDQKFFEQKVWELVYRYNYTINLNGTYEAIKYMYTYWPDPKNTTFIREQYINLLSDFLYRAPADKMTKLLVERKVPVYSYVMNTTIEGLKLPEWRKVPHDIEHYLLTGAPFMDVEFFPKKARLDRLMWTDNDRNMSHFFMKTYSDFARYGNPTPQQVLGLHFEKAINGELRYLNLNTTYNSSIMMNFRQTESAFWTQYIPTVVGVLVPTYPPTTEFWWEPTEPLQIAFWSMSAACLFLIVLVVICCILWRNAKRQSDRFYDEGVFVVDNPESERGDVGIDNNVLQAQPLRQNIYEYRDSPSKYGKHPPPTDAGSIRSPSSLGTMHTTGKSISGSQSSLRSAISMKEVSVSPAPRSETNFDRNIRYAERGVDTEVQKNGGGKYQRSDSKGALNDKAREFATSTPIEPVSRSQQPTPQPTTGRGSRAGFDRSNNASRTNLIEGIPQTEV; encoded by the exons AACCTACACGTACAACAATCGCCGGTACGGCTATTATCAGCCCAGCGGATACGGTCAGCAATACCCTGGACAAAACCTGCCCGGACAGTACCCACAGAACACCGGTCTGGGAGAAGATCGCTTCAAGTATGACCCC GCCAACCCGAACAACGTCCAGACGCCGTTCCCGGGAGTTCTGGGCGGCTGGCGGGAAGATCTCCAGGGCAAGCAACGGCGCGACTGGCAACAGCTGGACCGGGATGTGCACGTGACGACCAACTACGGCCAGGTCCAGGGCTTCAAGGTGCACCTGTACGACAGCCCCGACCCGAAGTCGTTCTACCGGCCGTGGCACAGTCCGGTGGACCGGATAATGGGCACGTGTGCGACGTTCCTGGGAATTCCGTACGCGCTGCCGCCGACGTTCGAGGGCCGGTTTAAGCCTCCCCGGCAGCATCGGGGCTGGCAGCTGCTGCAGGCGGTGGACTACGGTCCGGCTTGTCCCCAGCCGGTGCAGTACACGGGTGCTACCAAGGGGATTCGCGATATGGACGAGGACTGCCTGTACCTGAATGTGTTCTCGCCGAAt ACCCAATCCGGCATCGCCCAAAAATACCCGGTAATGATCTACATCCACGGGGGTGAATTCGTTCGCGGCGCTTCCAACACTTTCCCGGGGCAGATGCTGGCGGCATTCTACGAGGTCGTCGTGGTCACGTTCAACTACCGGTTGGGTGCACTGGGCTTCCTGTCCACCGGCGATGAGAACTCCCCAGGAAACTACGGCATCCTGGATCAGATCATGGCGGTTCGCTGGGTTTACGACAACATCGAAGCGTTCAACGGTGATCGTAACTCGATCACACTGTTTGGCCCGGGCGCTGGAGGTGCTTCCGCGGGGTTGTTGATGGTAGCTCCACAGACGAAGGACATTATCACGCGGGTTATTGCTCAGTCGGGTTCGGCTGTGGCTGATTGGGCGTTGATCGTGGATAAGTACAGGGCGCAGAACACGAGTCGCGTGTTTGGCCAGATGGTGGGCTGTTCGATCGAGACTTCGTGGAAGTTGGTGAACTGCATGCGACAGGGAAGGAGCTTCTATGAGCTGGGGAATGCTGAGTTTGCTCCGCACGTGGGGCTGTTTCCTTGGGGACCGGTGCTGGATATCAACTTTACGTTTCCTGGCGATGAGTGGTACGAGGGTTGGAGGGAACGCGATTGGCACTTTTTGAGAGAGACTCCGGAAGAGCTTATTCGGAGAGGTCACTACAACCGGGGTTTGCACTACATGAGTGGTGTGACGCTGCAGGAAGCTGCCTTTGTGATATCCCAGAATGAGACGCTTGCTCCGTACTTTGAGGTTGATCAGAAGTTCTTCGAGCAAAAAGTGTGGGAGCTGGTGTATCGGTACAACTACACGATCAACCTGAACGGAACGTACGAAGCGATCAAGTACATGTACACGTATTGGCCAGATCCGAAGAACACCACGTTCATACGGGAGCAGTACATCAAT CTCCTATCGGACTTCCTGTACCGCGCCCCTGCGGACAAGATGACAAAACTGCTGGTAGAACGCAAAGTCCCCGTGTACAGTTACGTCATGAACACCACCATCGAGGGCCTCAAACTGCCCGAGTGGCGCAAGGTTCCGCACGACATCGAGCACTACCTACTCACCGGAGCACCCTTCATGGACGTGGAGTTCTTCCCGAAAAAGGCTCGCCTCGATCGGCTCATGTGGACCGACAACGATCGTAACATGAGTCACTTCTTCATGAAGACGTACTCGGACTTTGCCCGGTACGGTAACCCGACGCCCCAGCAGGTCCTGGGACTGCACTTCGAGAAGGCCATCAACGGCGAGTTGCGCTATCTCAACCTAAACACGACGTACAACTCGTCGATCATGATGAACTTCCGCCAGACGGAGAGTGCCTTCTGGACTCAG TACATCCCGACGGTGGTCGGCGTCCTCGTCCCGACGTACCCGCCCACGACCGAGTTCTGGTGGGAGCCGACGGAACCGCTGCAGATCGCCTTCTGGAGCATGTCGGCGGCCTGTCTGTTTCTGATCGTGCTGGTGGTAATCTGCTGCATCCTGTGGCGCAATGCAAAGAG ACAATCTGACCGCTTCTACGACGAGGGGGTCTTCGTGGTGGATAACCCAGAGTCTGAGCGTGGCGACGTCGGCATCGACAACAACGTGCTGCAGGCGCAACCCCTGCGGCAAAACATCTACGAGTACCGCGACTCCCCGTCCAAATACGGCAAGCATCCGCCGCCCACCGACGCCGGTTCCATCCGGTCGCCCAGTTCGCTCGGCACGATGCATACCACCGGCAAGTCCATCTCGGGCAGCCAAAGCTCGCTACGCAGCGCCATCTCGATGAAGGAAGTATCGGTGAGTCCGGCGCCGCGGTCCGAAACCAACTTTGACCGGAACATCCGGTACGCCGAGCGGGGTGTCGACACCGAAGTGCAGAAGAACGGAGGTGGGAAATACCAGCGCTCGGACTCCAAGGGCGCACTCAACGACAAGGCACGGGAGTTTGCCACCAGCACGCCCATCGAACCCGTGTCCCGATCTCAACAACCGACGCCGCAGCCGACCACGGGTCGCGGTAGTCGCGCCGGATTCGACCGAAGCAACAACGCCAGTCGAACGAACTTAATCGAAGGAATTCCACAAACTGAAGTTTAA
- the LOC6031339 gene encoding cholinesterase isoform X3 has product MVVVAARSSHHGRCRRSWCCVTAPILLIFCTVVHGQYYTTRDPRWYSREGDYNYHLPNPGDPDYRSLLGTSYGTYTYNNRRYGYYQPSGYGQQYPGQNLPGQYPQNTGLGEDRFKYDPANPNNVQTPFPGVLGGWREDLQGKQRRDWQQLDRDVHVTTNYGQVQGFKVHLYDSPDPKSFYRPWHSPVDRIMGTCATFLGIPYALPPTFEGRFKPPRQHRGWQLLQAVDYGPACPQPVQYTGATKGIRDMDEDCLYLNVFSPNTQSGIAQKYPVMIYIHGGEFVRGASNTFPGQMLAAFYEVVVVTFNYRLGALGFLSTGDENSPGNYGILDQIMAVRWVYDNIEAFNGDRNSITLFGPGAGGASAGLLMVAPQTKDIITRVIAQSGSAVADWALIVDKYRAQNTSRVFGQMVGCSIETSWKLVNCMRQGRSFYELGNAEFAPHVGLFPWGPVLDINFTFPGDEWYEGWRERDWHFLRETPEELIRRGHYNRGLHYMSGVTLQEAAFVISQNETLAPYFEVDQKFFEQKVWELVYRYNYTINLNGTYEAIKYMYTYWPDPKNTTFIREQYINLLSDFLYRAPADKMTKLLVERKVPVYSYVMNTTIEGLKLPEWRKVPHDIEHYLLTGAPFMDVEFFPKKARLDRLMWTDNDRNMSHFFMKTYSDFARYGNPTPQQVLGLHFEKAINGELRYLNLNTTYNSSIMMNFRQTESAFWTQYIPTVVGVLVPTYPPTTEFWWEPTEPLQIAFWSMSAACLFLIVLVVICCILWRNAKRYG; this is encoded by the exons AACCTACACGTACAACAATCGCCGGTACGGCTATTATCAGCCCAGCGGATACGGTCAGCAATACCCTGGACAAAACCTGCCCGGACAGTACCCACAGAACACCGGTCTGGGAGAAGATCGCTTCAAGTATGACCCC GCCAACCCGAACAACGTCCAGACGCCGTTCCCGGGAGTTCTGGGCGGCTGGCGGGAAGATCTCCAGGGCAAGCAACGGCGCGACTGGCAACAGCTGGACCGGGATGTGCACGTGACGACCAACTACGGCCAGGTCCAGGGCTTCAAGGTGCACCTGTACGACAGCCCCGACCCGAAGTCGTTCTACCGGCCGTGGCACAGTCCGGTGGACCGGATAATGGGCACGTGTGCGACGTTCCTGGGAATTCCGTACGCGCTGCCGCCGACGTTCGAGGGCCGGTTTAAGCCTCCCCGGCAGCATCGGGGCTGGCAGCTGCTGCAGGCGGTGGACTACGGTCCGGCTTGTCCCCAGCCGGTGCAGTACACGGGTGCTACCAAGGGGATTCGCGATATGGACGAGGACTGCCTGTACCTGAATGTGTTCTCGCCGAAt ACCCAATCCGGCATCGCCCAAAAATACCCGGTAATGATCTACATCCACGGGGGTGAATTCGTTCGCGGCGCTTCCAACACTTTCCCGGGGCAGATGCTGGCGGCATTCTACGAGGTCGTCGTGGTCACGTTCAACTACCGGTTGGGTGCACTGGGCTTCCTGTCCACCGGCGATGAGAACTCCCCAGGAAACTACGGCATCCTGGATCAGATCATGGCGGTTCGCTGGGTTTACGACAACATCGAAGCGTTCAACGGTGATCGTAACTCGATCACACTGTTTGGCCCGGGCGCTGGAGGTGCTTCCGCGGGGTTGTTGATGGTAGCTCCACAGACGAAGGACATTATCACGCGGGTTATTGCTCAGTCGGGTTCGGCTGTGGCTGATTGGGCGTTGATCGTGGATAAGTACAGGGCGCAGAACACGAGTCGCGTGTTTGGCCAGATGGTGGGCTGTTCGATCGAGACTTCGTGGAAGTTGGTGAACTGCATGCGACAGGGAAGGAGCTTCTATGAGCTGGGGAATGCTGAGTTTGCTCCGCACGTGGGGCTGTTTCCTTGGGGACCGGTGCTGGATATCAACTTTACGTTTCCTGGCGATGAGTGGTACGAGGGTTGGAGGGAACGCGATTGGCACTTTTTGAGAGAGACTCCGGAAGAGCTTATTCGGAGAGGTCACTACAACCGGGGTTTGCACTACATGAGTGGTGTGACGCTGCAGGAAGCTGCCTTTGTGATATCCCAGAATGAGACGCTTGCTCCGTACTTTGAGGTTGATCAGAAGTTCTTCGAGCAAAAAGTGTGGGAGCTGGTGTATCGGTACAACTACACGATCAACCTGAACGGAACGTACGAAGCGATCAAGTACATGTACACGTATTGGCCAGATCCGAAGAACACCACGTTCATACGGGAGCAGTACATCAAT CTCCTATCGGACTTCCTGTACCGCGCCCCTGCGGACAAGATGACAAAACTGCTGGTAGAACGCAAAGTCCCCGTGTACAGTTACGTCATGAACACCACCATCGAGGGCCTCAAACTGCCCGAGTGGCGCAAGGTTCCGCACGACATCGAGCACTACCTACTCACCGGAGCACCCTTCATGGACGTGGAGTTCTTCCCGAAAAAGGCTCGCCTCGATCGGCTCATGTGGACCGACAACGATCGTAACATGAGTCACTTCTTCATGAAGACGTACTCGGACTTTGCCCGGTACGGTAACCCGACGCCCCAGCAGGTCCTGGGACTGCACTTCGAGAAGGCCATCAACGGCGAGTTGCGCTATCTCAACCTAAACACGACGTACAACTCGTCGATCATGATGAACTTCCGCCAGACGGAGAGTGCCTTCTGGACTCAG TACATCCCGACGGTGGTCGGCGTCCTCGTCCCGACGTACCCGCCCACGACCGAGTTCTGGTGGGAGCCGACGGAACCGCTGCAGATCGCCTTCTGGAGCATGTCGGCGGCCTGTCTGTTTCTGATCGTGCTGGTGGTAATCTGCTGCATCCTGTGGCGCAATGCAAAGAGGTACGGATAG